A single region of the Mycoplasma mycoides subsp. mycoides SC str. PG1 genome encodes:
- a CDS encoding SMEK domain-containing protein — MQSKIYINNIINKLTRLQYEIKAFNNAKLFDTNKISENILKDILNIIYGWSLINANTIKSNISGFDLIDTKNKILIQVSTTFTKTKLEDSLNKQIYKDYLGYNFKFLSLIISTNNNWSNIKNPYNLNFDLKNDLIDLTLPLKIKRRFNIKSPFNFHKSLLLIYLSNIYFI; from the coding sequence ATGCAATCAAAAATCTATATTAATAACATAATTAATAAATTAACTAGATTACAATATGAAATAAAAGCTTTTAATAATGCTAAACTTTTTGATACTAATAAAATTTCAGAGAATATTTTAAAAGATATACTTAACATTATTTATGGTTGATCTTTAATCAATGCAAATACAATCAAATCTAATATTTCTGGTTTTGATTTAATTGATACTAAAAATAAAATTTTAATCCAAGTTTCAACCACTTTTACAAAAACTAAATTAGAAGATTCTTTAAATAAACAAATTTATAAAGATTATCTAGGTTACAATTTCAAGTTTTTATCACTTATTATAAGCACTAATAATAATTGATCTAATATTAAAAATCCTTATAATTTAAATTTTGATTTAAAAAATGATTTAATTGACTTGACACTGCCACTAAAAATTAAAAGGAGATTTAATATTAAATCTCCTTTTAATTTCCATAAGTCTTTATTATTAATTTATCTCTCTAATATCTATTTCATCTAA
- a CDS encoding ATP-dependent DNA helicase, giving the protein MNYLLLKKEKVYTYQTYTDELNIAWYLTRKKKVKKLNHFKFKKYVKEIEQEVRKETNINTFKYDPSQVNALKKFINNRFIVITGGPGTGKTTLIKGLVKLFKKVYPNSNFRIATPTGRAAARIKESFEESNATTIHKLLQYDAETEKFKKNQDYPLDYDLLIIDETSMVDNNLFSQFISAIGQAKKIVFVGDINQLPSVEIGNVFEDIIKSKKITTVELKSTHRQANNSKIVELAYMIKDNNFDLKKLYENQTTENQSKTDLQTIFVDNQEQCLKEIINNYNLDNKTGFHEPYKIQIISPFKDDILGVKDINKFIQNNRFKQEKLDENTELCIQINNSEYYQKDKVMYLRNENDLSNGDIGVIQKIHKDSNELKINFNDKIFSTINNASLKNLTLCYACTVHKTQGSEFEKVILVLDPKRSSSFIDKKLIYTAITRARKQLVIIANKNSFINGINKNPETRDTTLVKHIKLMYKKRKKYHYSYIF; this is encoded by the coding sequence ATAAATTATTTATTATTAAAAAAAGAAAAAGTTTATACATATCAAACATATACTGATGAACTAAATATTGCATGATATTTAACTAGAAAGAAAAAAGTTAAAAAACTAAATCATTTTAAGTTTAAAAAATATGTAAAAGAGATTGAACAAGAAGTCAGAAAAGAAACAAATATAAACACTTTTAAATATGATCCAAGTCAAGTTAACGCATTAAAAAAGTTTATTAATAATAGATTTATTGTTATAACTGGAGGTCCTGGAACTGGTAAAACAACTTTAATAAAAGGTTTAGTAAAATTATTTAAAAAAGTCTATCCTAATTCTAATTTTAGAATAGCAACACCAACCGGAAGAGCAGCAGCTAGAATTAAAGAAAGTTTTGAAGAATCTAATGCTACAACCATTCATAAATTATTACAATATGATGCAGAAACTGAAAAATTTAAAAAAAATCAAGATTATCCATTAGATTATGATTTACTAATTATTGATGAAACTTCTATGGTTGATAATAATTTATTTAGTCAATTTATATCAGCAATTGGACAAGCTAAAAAAATAGTTTTTGTTGGTGATATTAATCAATTACCAAGTGTTGAGATTGGTAATGTTTTTGAAGATATTATTAAATCTAAAAAAATCACAACTGTTGAATTAAAAAGTACTCATCGACAAGCAAATAATAGTAAAATTGTTGAACTAGCATATATGATTAAAGACAATAATTTTGATTTAAAGAAATTATATGAAAATCAAACAACTGAGAATCAATCAAAAACTGATTTACAAACTATTTTTGTTGATAATCAAGAACAATGTTTAAAAGAAATTATTAATAATTATAATTTGGATAATAAAACTGGTTTTCATGAACCTTATAAAATTCAAATTATTTCTCCTTTTAAAGATGATATTTTAGGTGTTAAAGATATTAATAAATTTATTCAAAATAATAGGTTTAAACAAGAAAAGTTAGATGAAAATACTGAACTATGTATACAAATAAATAATAGTGAATATTATCAAAAAGATAAAGTTATGTATTTAAGAAATGAAAATGATTTATCTAATGGTGATATTGGAGTTATTCAAAAAATACATAAAGATAGTAATGAACTAAAAATAAATTTTAATGATAAAATCTTTTCTACAATAAACAATGCAAGTCTTAAAAATTTAACTTTATGTTATGCTTGTACAGTTCATAAAACTCAAGGTAGTGAATTTGAAAAAGTAATTTTAGTTTTAGATCCTAAAAGAAGCAGTTCTTTTATTGATAAGAAATTAATCTATACTGCTATTACTAGAGCTAGAAAACAATTAGTAATTATTGCAAATAAAAACTCTTTTATTAATGGAATTAATAAAAATCCTGAAACAAGAGATACAACACTTGTTAAACATATAAAACTTATGTATAAAAAAAGAAAGAAGTATCATTATAGTTATATCTTTTAA